A DNA window from Candidatus Binataceae bacterium contains the following coding sequences:
- a CDS encoding CoA transferase gives MAGALSDLKIIEVGEMVSAPYCGKLLADLGADVIKVERPKVGDHARTRGPFPKDDPHPEKSGLFLYLNTNKRGITLDLAQAEGMELLERLAVDADVLIHNVMPSDMDRVGLTYDRMKRANPNLIMTSITPFGLSGPNRNWRAEDLTVWCAGGVCVLNGGGLEHADLPPLKTFGQQSGYQAGVHAAVPTLAAAFARLNGEAGQHIEVSGQEAIISQLEMTFEYWPYMKMIATRLGQKPIQPVETMQCKDGYIYLCCIEEHQWRGFVEIMGSPEWAGEEIFKDRLTRAQNWDVLKVFLEEWVSQQTVLDLYRKAQAKRVPFAPVSTMGDLLSNEHLKSRGFFVEITHPVAGTHKYPGAPLKYHRTPWQLRTPAPTLGQHNDEVFGAKLNLSQSRIDELKRRGVI, from the coding sequence ATGGCTGGCGCATTGTCAGATTTAAAAATTATCGAAGTGGGCGAGATGGTCTCGGCCCCATACTGCGGCAAGCTGCTTGCAGATCTGGGCGCCGACGTGATCAAGGTCGAACGCCCGAAGGTTGGCGACCATGCGCGCACGCGCGGACCGTTTCCGAAGGATGATCCTCATCCCGAGAAGAGTGGGCTTTTCTTGTATCTGAATACCAACAAGAGAGGCATCACTCTGGACCTCGCGCAGGCGGAGGGAATGGAGCTGCTGGAGAGGCTGGCGGTCGACGCCGATGTCCTGATTCACAACGTGATGCCGTCGGATATGGACCGCGTTGGTTTGACCTACGATCGAATGAAACGCGCGAATCCGAATCTAATCATGACCTCCATCACGCCGTTTGGTCTGTCCGGTCCCAATCGAAACTGGCGCGCCGAAGACCTGACGGTGTGGTGTGCAGGAGGGGTGTGCGTGCTGAACGGCGGCGGCCTTGAGCACGCCGACCTTCCTCCGCTCAAGACTTTTGGTCAGCAGTCCGGCTACCAGGCGGGAGTACACGCTGCGGTTCCGACGCTTGCTGCCGCATTTGCCCGGCTCAACGGTGAAGCGGGGCAACACATCGAGGTCTCAGGCCAGGAAGCGATTATCTCGCAGCTCGAGATGACCTTCGAATACTGGCCGTACATGAAGATGATCGCGACGCGCCTGGGCCAGAAGCCCATACAACCGGTCGAAACGATGCAGTGTAAGGACGGCTACATCTATTTATGCTGCATCGAGGAGCATCAATGGCGCGGGTTCGTGGAAATCATGGGTAGCCCCGAGTGGGCCGGCGAGGAGATTTTCAAGGACCGACTGACCCGCGCGCAGAACTGGGACGTACTTAAAGTGTTTCTTGAAGAATGGGTGAGCCAGCAGACGGTCCTCGACCTGTATCGCAAGGCCCAGGCAAAACGGGTCCCGTTCGCGCCGGTGTCAACGATGGGCGACCTACTCAGCAACGAGCATCTCAAGTCGCGGGGGTTTTTTGTTGAGATCACCCACCCGGTAGCGGGCACCCACAAGTATCCCGGCGCGCCGCTCAAGTATCATCGCACCCCGTGGCAATTGCGGACGCCCGCTCCCACGCTGGGGCAGCACAATGACGAGGTGTTCGGCGCCAAGCTGAACCTGTCGCAGAGCAGAATCGACGAACTCAAGCGCAGGGGCGTCATCTGA
- a CDS encoding CoA transferase, whose translation MAKPPLSGIKVADFTWVWAGPYCTLQLAHLGADVTRIETKTRPCVTRMLPPWPNGKFDGLNKSGYFNQYNQGKKSLSLNFKHPEAKDVAWRLIKEADVVVNNFASGVMEKMGFGYDAIREVKSDIIMISLSGYGDTGPYHEYVAYGPAQVPLSGLSSLTGYKGFPPMHAGFSYADPNAGIHGAFAVLAALFHRKKTGEGQYIDMAQWECAMDLLAEGILEYTMNGREPERNGNRDPFMAPHGIFKCRDLAEKVMDMTIDRWVSIVCADDAEWGRLASAMGEPELAADLRFKTLAARRANEDELEALITGWTLPQRFDEVARKLQAAGVAAAPCADNKYLCDEDRHVAQRNYWVELNHPEVGVQRHAGIPWRMSGTSTAVRMAAPCLGQHTDETLARLGYSKEEVESLRKIGALD comes from the coding sequence ATGGCCAAGCCGCCACTTTCCGGAATAAAGGTCGCTGACTTTACCTGGGTATGGGCCGGTCCGTATTGCACCCTGCAGCTGGCGCATCTGGGCGCCGACGTCACCCGCATCGAGACCAAGACCCGCCCGTGTGTGACCCGGATGCTGCCGCCGTGGCCGAACGGTAAATTCGATGGCCTCAACAAGTCCGGGTATTTCAACCAGTACAACCAGGGCAAGAAATCACTGTCGCTCAATTTCAAACATCCCGAAGCGAAGGACGTGGCGTGGCGACTTATCAAGGAAGCAGATGTGGTAGTCAACAACTTCGCTTCGGGAGTGATGGAGAAGATGGGATTCGGCTATGACGCTATTCGCGAGGTCAAATCGGACATCATCATGATCTCGCTGAGCGGATATGGCGACACGGGCCCGTACCACGAGTACGTTGCGTATGGGCCGGCACAGGTGCCGCTGTCAGGCCTTTCCTCGCTGACCGGGTACAAGGGTTTTCCGCCGATGCACGCCGGTTTCAGCTACGCCGATCCCAATGCGGGAATACACGGCGCATTCGCGGTGCTCGCCGCGCTGTTCCATCGCAAGAAGACCGGCGAGGGACAGTATATCGACATGGCGCAGTGGGAATGCGCGATGGACCTGCTGGCGGAAGGAATTCTCGAATACACGATGAATGGACGCGAACCGGAACGTAACGGCAATCGGGATCCGTTCATGGCGCCGCACGGAATCTTCAAATGCCGCGATCTGGCCGAAAAAGTAATGGATATGACGATCGATCGCTGGGTCTCGATCGTTTGCGCCGACGATGCCGAATGGGGGCGGCTGGCGAGCGCGATGGGCGAGCCCGAGCTTGCTGCCGATCTGCGCTTCAAGACACTCGCTGCGCGTAGGGCGAACGAAGACGAGCTCGAAGCTCTAATCACCGGCTGGACGTTGCCGCAGCGTTTTGACGAGGTCGCGCGCAAGCTCCAGGCGGCTGGAGTTGCTGCGGCGCCGTGCGCGGACAACAAGTATCTGTGCGACGAAGACCGGCACGTAGCGCAACGCAACTACTGGGTGGAATTGAACCATCCGGAGGTTGGGGTGCAACGCCACGCGGGCATTCCGTGGCGAATGAGTGGAACCTCCACCGCCGTAAGGATGGCGGCGCCGTGCCTGGGCCAGCACACCGATGAAACCCTTGCGCGCCTCGGCTACAGCAAGGAAGAAGTAGAATCGTTGCGCAAGATTGGCGCGCTCGACTAG